In Candidatus Sedimenticola sp. (ex Thyasira tokunagai), the following proteins share a genomic window:
- a CDS encoding PAS domain S-box protein encodes MYKKSLYLILVMGVVVLVSLVIATTILYSVSFDQERHRLIETAHSRARLIEAIARFDMAHSGAHAFEDTLGQLIEAHSNFKGFGETGEFTLAKREGDQIVFLLSHRHHDLTNPNPIPFNGKKSAPMRLALLGNSGSLIGLDYREEMVLAAYEPVAELNLGIVAKIDLKEIRSPFVQAAWITAGITIFFVLIGSWAFQRITKPMARQVEESVRLFRDTFEHAAIGLAHVAPDGSWLRVNQALCDIMGYTNNELLQMSFQDITHPEDLHVDLHHMEQVLAGEIDSHSLEKRYIRKDGSTVPTVLTYSLVRNNAGQPDYFISAIKDITELEHVKEELYDKSERLEIAINGTSDGLWLWDIKTGYEWHAQQWKRLLGYDGDEPLPEKYSTWESRVHPDDKERALELLKRHLEENTRYDCEHRLRTKTGEYKWFRDRGLALKDDSGNPFRMGGSIQDISDLKTAENKLKKSNKEAALAKEFIDNALDAQKDTFFLFDPAAGKAIRWNKAFRETSGYSDDEIAELPAPTHYYSPEDLEKARKATTTVLEGKSVILEMELICKDRHKVPT; translated from the coding sequence ATGTATAAGAAGAGTCTCTACTTAATCCTTGTTATGGGTGTGGTTGTTCTGGTTTCATTAGTTATAGCAACTACGATTCTGTATAGCGTGAGCTTCGACCAAGAGCGTCACCGCCTAATTGAAACAGCTCATAGCCGGGCTCGTTTGATAGAAGCGATTGCGCGCTTTGACATGGCGCATTCAGGGGCACACGCATTTGAAGACACACTTGGCCAACTCATAGAGGCACATAGCAACTTTAAAGGGTTCGGAGAAACGGGCGAATTCACACTTGCCAAGCGGGAGGGTGATCAGATTGTCTTCCTATTAAGTCATCGCCATCATGATTTGACTAACCCGAATCCCATTCCCTTCAATGGTAAAAAGTCGGCGCCGATGCGTCTTGCCTTACTGGGAAACTCTGGATCGCTTATTGGTCTTGATTATCGTGAGGAAATGGTACTTGCCGCCTATGAACCCGTAGCAGAGTTGAATCTGGGTATTGTTGCGAAAATTGATCTGAAAGAGATTCGGTCGCCATTTGTTCAGGCGGCTTGGATTACTGCGGGAATAACTATCTTTTTTGTTTTAATTGGATCTTGGGCATTCCAGCGCATTACAAAACCTATGGCCCGTCAAGTTGAAGAAAGCGTGAGGCTTTTCAGAGACACTTTTGAGCATGCAGCCATTGGCCTGGCTCATGTAGCACCGGATGGATCCTGGCTTCGAGTCAATCAGGCGTTATGTGACATCATGGGCTATACAAATAATGAGCTGTTACAGATGAGCTTTCAGGATATTACGCACCCTGAAGACCTCCATGTGGATCTTCACCATATGGAGCAGGTTCTGGCCGGGGAGATTGATTCCCACTCGCTGGAAAAACGCTACATCAGAAAAGACGGATCAACGGTTCCTACAGTCTTAACGTATTCTCTTGTTCGTAATAATGCCGGACAACCTGACTATTTTATCTCTGCGATTAAAGATATTACCGAGCTGGAGCATGTTAAAGAAGAGCTTTATGATAAAAGCGAACGCCTGGAAATTGCAATCAATGGTACCAGCGACGGTTTGTGGCTGTGGGATATTAAAACCGGTTACGAATGGCATGCTCAGCAGTGGAAAAGATTGTTGGGATATGATGGAGATGAACCACTACCAGAAAAATATAGCACTTGGGAATCCAGAGTCCATCCTGACGATAAGGAACGCGCGCTCGAATTGCTCAAGCGCCATCTTGAAGAGAATACCCGTTATGATTGTGAACACCGCCTGAGAACAAAGACAGGTGAGTACAAATGGTTCAGAGATCGAGGATTAGCATTGAAGGATGACTCTGGTAACCCTTTTCGAATGGGAGGGTCTATTCAGGACATTAGCGACCTAAAAACAGCTGAGAACAAACTAAAAAAATCAAATAAAGAGGCAGCGCTAGCAAAAGAGTTCATTGATAACGCCCTGGATGCACAAAAGGATACCTTCTTCTTATTTGATCCTGCAGCGGGTAAAGCCATACGATGGAATAAAGCATTCCGTGAAACATCTGGATATTCCGATGATGAAATCGCCGAACTGCCAGCCCCTACTCACTACTATAGCCCTGAGGACTTGGAAAAAGCCAGAAAAGCCACCACTACCGTTTTGGAGGGCAAATCTGTCATCCTTGAAATGGAACTAATCTGTAAAGATAGGCATAAAGTACCAACCTAA
- a CDS encoding thermonuclease family protein, producing MIKRYLLLLTLPFSLATAGQPQHQASLISVEDGDTLVVKIKGEEKRVQLLGIDAPEDVENPKFTKDLQRTALDKQALLKIGQMATTHLKELVTPGEKLTLEADLTKKDRYGRLSATVFRSDNRSLNQTMVEEGYAVVLGRYPLDPSLKQSLKSAEQEASEEARGLWGSAAETTRAWHGQTR from the coding sequence ATGATCAAACGTTACCTTTTACTCCTTACCCTCCCCTTTTCCCTTGCTACAGCAGGTCAGCCACAGCACCAGGCCTCATTAATCAGTGTCGAGGATGGCGATACCCTGGTGGTGAAGATTAAGGGTGAGGAGAAGCGAGTCCAACTCCTCGGTATCGATGCACCGGAAGATGTGGAGAATCCGAAGTTCACCAAGGACCTTCAACGCACTGCGCTGGATAAGCAGGCACTGCTGAAGATCGGACAGATGGCCACAACTCACCTAAAAGAGTTGGTCACGCCAGGCGAGAAGCTCACCTTGGAGGCTGACCTAACCAAAAAAGATCGCTACGGCCGCCTATCCGCCACTGTTTTTCGATCAGACAACCGCTCTCTCAACCAAACTATGGTGGAAGAGGGTTACGCCGTTGTGCTTGGCCGTTACCCTCTCGATCCATCACTGAAACAGTCACTGAAGAGTGCCGAGCAAGAAGCTTCTGAGGAAGCGCGTGGCTTGTGGGGTAGTGCAGCTGAAACTACCCGTGCATGGCACGGTCAAACCCGATAG
- the rsgA gene encoding ribosome small subunit-dependent GTPase A has product MVNESGIEPVILLSKCDLISKEEVDGIKEKVLGIAPQTTVMEFSNLSRENIDLVAGSLKSGSSYCLLGSSGVGKTTLLNSIIGNDKFETQSVSRIQSKGRHTTTSRQLVRLESGAMIIDTPGMRELGSMSIDDGLDETFSEILELSQSCKFSNCSHTNEKGCAILAATRAGDLSEQRYQNYLKMKKESEFNQMSYLEKRKKDKSFGKLIKSTMKNKQR; this is encoded by the coding sequence ATGGTCAATGAAAGTGGGATTGAGCCTGTTATCCTGCTGAGCAAGTGCGACCTTATTTCCAAAGAAGAGGTTGACGGAATTAAGGAAAAAGTTCTGGGTATCGCTCCTCAAACTACCGTAATGGAGTTTAGCAATTTGAGCCGGGAGAATATTGATTTAGTTGCCGGCTCTTTAAAGAGTGGTTCTTCCTATTGCTTGTTAGGTTCATCTGGTGTTGGTAAAACTACCTTACTCAACAGCATAATAGGTAATGATAAATTTGAAACCCAGTCAGTTAGTAGAATACAAAGCAAGGGGCGGCATACTACAACAAGTCGTCAATTAGTTCGGTTAGAAAGTGGGGCAATGATAATAGACACTCCAGGCATGAGAGAGCTTGGCAGCATGTCTATAGATGACGGCTTAGATGAGACTTTCTCAGAAATACTGGAGCTTTCTCAAAGCTGCAAGTTTAGTAACTGTTCCCATACCAATGAAAAAGGCTGTGCAATCTTGGCTGCTACAAGGGCCGGTGACCTGTCCGAGCAACGCTATCAAAACTATCTGAAGATGAAGAAAGAGTCCGAATTCAATCAAATGTCCTATTTGGAAAAGAGAAAGAAAGATAAAAGTTTTGGTAAGTTGATTAAATCAACTATGAAGAATAAGCAGAGGTAA
- a CDS encoding zinc-ribbon domain-containing protein, which produces MTESTMQQVNCLYCGKKIPDDTAACPHCGAVSHYQKRGYRSGTKRKFVLFFIALVVFCFFFMFWLPR; this is translated from the coding sequence ATGACTGAATCAACCATGCAACAGGTCAACTGCCTCTACTGTGGCAAGAAAATTCCTGATGATACAGCAGCCTGCCCTCACTGCGGTGCAGTCTCCCATTATCAGAAGCGGGGCTACCGTTCCGGTACCAAGAGAAAGTTTGTCCTCTTCTTTATCGCTCTGGTGGTGTTCTGCTTCTTTTTCATGTTCTGGCTACCTCGATAG
- a CDS encoding transposase — translation MARKKTQAYTEEFRREAVKRADKEGCTAASVARELGIHPGQIYNWRRQFNRLSEKQFNSVGGVDYSKKESEEIRKLKREKAALEKEVEFLKKAAAYFANNQE, via the coding sequence ATGGCACGTAAGAAGACACAAGCATACACAGAGGAATTTCGCAGGGAAGCGGTAAAACGAGCAGATAAAGAGGGATGTACAGCGGCATCAGTAGCCAGGGAACTAGGCATCCACCCCGGCCAAATATATAACTGGCGCCGTCAGTTCAATCGACTCTCTGAAAAGCAATTTAATTCCGTGGGTGGTGTGGACTACTCCAAGAAAGAGAGCGAAGAGATCCGCAAGCTAAAACGTGAGAAGGCTGCACTAGAAAAGGAGGTCGAATTCTTAAAAAAGGCAGCTGCGTACTTCGCGAACAACCAAGAGTGA
- a CDS encoding diguanylate cyclase, producing MLNNELKILSFKDGLTNLSNRRIFDQMLPKEWSHAQRGQTPLSLIMIDIDHFKDYNDYYGHLQGDSCLRQVAQAIDSVSKRATDIVARYGGEEFVILLPDTNAEQAIIVAEKCLGIVTQQQIPHAASKVSNVVSISIGVNTMMPTPNLHSSALIKATDILLYQAKENGRNQIQHN from the coding sequence ATGCTCAATAATGAACTGAAGATACTATCATTTAAGGATGGCTTAACTAACCTTTCCAACAGAAGAATATTTGATCAAATGCTACCTAAAGAGTGGAGCCACGCTCAACGAGGCCAAACACCACTCTCACTCATCATGATAGACATTGACCATTTCAAAGATTATAACGATTATTATGGCCATCTACAGGGTGACAGCTGTCTCAGGCAGGTCGCACAAGCCATTGACTCTGTGTCAAAACGAGCAACAGATATAGTGGCCCGTTATGGCGGCGAAGAGTTTGTTATTCTACTCCCTGATACAAATGCAGAACAGGCAATTATAGTGGCAGAAAAATGCCTTGGAATAGTGACCCAACAGCAAATACCACATGCAGCCTCAAAAGTCAGTAATGTTGTGAGCATAAGCATCGGAGTCAACACCATGATGCCCACTCCAAACCTCCACTCATCAGCACTCATCAAAGCAACTGACATACTACTCTATCAAGCAAAGGAAAATGGGCGCAACCAGATCCAACATAATTGA
- a CDS encoding heme NO-binding domain-containing protein, with the protein MYGMIFDFLREYVVERHGGKETWKALLDDNDYGYKIYFPVKEYPDEEIVALATSASKALNLPLPDVLEDFGSFVGPKLTTFYHMYVKDKSWKTLDIIEIAGSSIHDTIHQHNPSRKPPTISSKRESDDYLILTYHSHRKLCPVVRGVVRGLGEKYGERFRIVESQCMHKGAEECVMHITRI; encoded by the coding sequence ATGTACGGTATGATTTTTGATTTTTTACGCGAGTATGTTGTTGAGCGGCATGGGGGCAAAGAGACCTGGAAGGCCCTGCTGGATGACAATGACTATGGCTATAAAATCTACTTTCCGGTGAAAGAGTATCCCGATGAGGAGATCGTGGCACTAGCTACCTCTGCATCCAAAGCACTGAATTTGCCACTGCCTGATGTGCTTGAGGACTTTGGATCATTTGTCGGCCCAAAACTGACCACTTTCTATCACATGTATGTCAAAGACAAATCATGGAAAACGCTGGATATTATTGAAATTGCCGGCAGCAGTATTCACGACACTATTCATCAGCACAACCCCAGCCGTAAACCACCCACCATATCCAGTAAACGCGAGAGCGATGACTACTTGATCCTGACCTATCACTCTCACCGCAAGCTCTGCCCTGTTGTCCGTGGCGTTGTGAGGGGGCTTGGAGAAAAGTATGGCGAGCGCTTCCGAATTGTAGAGTCCCAGTGTATGCACAAGGGCGCTGAAGAGTGTGTCATGCACATTACACGGATCTAA
- a CDS encoding IS3 family transposase encodes MKYALIREHKEWYTIAMMCRALDVSRSGYYRWRSRPKSASTVRREHMEKQVADTYADFKARYGAPRIAEELNALNIPCSTNYIADILRKQGLKARNGKAFNYGSHALTMHNVADNLLRRKFEAGRPNEKWTTDITYIWVDEQWLYLATVMDLYSRCIVGWALDTSMTERLVTDALAMAFERREIKPGLIIHSDRGVQYRSQKYIDYMKRKGCRPSMSRKGNCWDTQSTILLNVQSNLTRAGIGEAAFALTCRLDTGVPRVSPGPLPVT; translated from the coding sequence GTGAAGTACGCTTTGATCCGAGAACACAAGGAGTGGTACACAATCGCCATGATGTGTCGTGCGTTGGATGTATCACGATCTGGCTATTATCGATGGAGGAGTCGGCCAAAAAGTGCGAGCACGGTCCGACGTGAGCATATGGAAAAGCAGGTAGCAGACACCTATGCGGACTTTAAGGCTCGCTACGGAGCACCACGCATTGCTGAAGAGTTGAATGCACTGAACATCCCTTGTTCAACGAATTATATCGCCGATATTCTTAGAAAGCAGGGGTTAAAAGCGCGAAATGGTAAAGCCTTCAATTATGGCAGCCATGCCCTGACTATGCATAACGTGGCGGATAATCTGCTCAGGCGTAAATTTGAAGCTGGTAGGCCCAATGAGAAATGGACCACTGATATCACCTATATATGGGTCGATGAGCAATGGCTCTACTTGGCTACAGTGATGGATCTTTATTCACGCTGTATCGTTGGTTGGGCTTTGGATACTTCGATGACGGAGCGGCTGGTAACGGATGCTCTGGCGATGGCATTTGAGCGGAGAGAGATTAAACCTGGCTTGATCATCCACTCGGACAGGGGAGTTCAATATCGATCACAGAAGTATATTGACTATATGAAGCGGAAGGGGTGCAGGCCCAGCATGAGCCGTAAAGGAAACTGTTGGGACACTCAGTCTACAATTCTATTGAATGTCCAGTCCAACCTGACCCGTGCTGGGATTGGCGAAGCTGCCTTTGCGTTGACCTGTCGGTTGGATACTGGCGTTCCCCGAGTATCTCCGGGCCCATTGCCTGTGACCTAA
- a CDS encoding c-type cytochrome codes for MKRRYLINSGALLLLLFHTCLQAETFDYDPDTGEEINEVCAGCHGEYGEGGKEGEYPRIASMATAFTAKQLHLFRERKRPNMAMVEYVDDRQMPDADIFHVSEYLSRITLKTKLPPANENDPGFDAYARLLESKRLMQIPRAKGDIDKGKKLYRKECGSCHGKEGWGDIKKAVPMLAGQYTNYLWRQVKKYREKIRIHDEEEPESELLDDFSDGELEDIFAYISIVDD; via the coding sequence ATGAAAAGACGTTACCTCATCAATAGTGGTGCCCTGCTACTGCTCCTGTTCCACACTTGCCTCCAGGCAGAGACCTTTGACTACGACCCGGATACCGGCGAAGAGATCAACGAGGTCTGTGCCGGCTGCCATGGTGAATACGGCGAGGGTGGCAAGGAAGGTGAATACCCCCGCATTGCCAGCATGGCCACCGCTTTTACCGCCAAACAACTCCACCTGTTCAGGGAGCGCAAACGCCCCAACATGGCAATGGTCGAGTATGTTGATGACCGGCAGATGCCGGATGCCGACATATTCCATGTCTCTGAATACCTCTCCCGGATCACCCTGAAAACCAAGCTGCCGCCGGCCAACGAGAACGATCCGGGTTTTGATGCCTACGCCCGCCTGCTGGAGTCAAAACGGCTGATGCAGATCCCCCGAGCCAAAGGGGATATAGATAAAGGAAAAAAGCTCTACCGCAAAGAGTGTGGTAGCTGCCACGGCAAAGAGGGCTGGGGTGATATCAAAAAAGCCGTACCGATGCTGGCGGGACAGTACACCAACTACCTATGGCGGCAGGTGAAGAAGTACCGTGAAAAGATCCGCATACACGATGAAGAGGAGCCGGAGAGCGAGCTGCTTGATGATTTCAGCGATGGAGAGCTTGAAGATATCTTCGCCTACATCTCCATTGTCGATGATTGA
- a CDS encoding phosphate-starvation-inducible PsiE family protein, whose product MRDVKNTSTKLLRAIENVGLGIVSISTLIAFGFEISAMIEAAKVTLADLLLMFIYLEVLAMVSIYLESGKLPVRMPLYIAIVALARYLILDMKNLETVRILGIGGAILLIAITVLVIRYGHCKFAYNNENKDRKTINSDP is encoded by the coding sequence TTGAGAGATGTTAAAAACACAAGCACCAAGCTGCTTCGGGCAATAGAGAATGTTGGATTAGGAATTGTTTCTATCTCAACATTGATTGCCTTTGGATTTGAAATATCAGCAATGATCGAGGCTGCTAAAGTCACACTGGCCGATCTTTTGCTGATGTTTATTTATCTGGAAGTATTAGCAATGGTTTCTATATACCTGGAATCTGGAAAACTTCCTGTCAGAATGCCTCTTTATATTGCAATTGTCGCTTTGGCACGATATCTGATTTTAGATATGAAAAATCTAGAAACGGTTAGGATATTAGGAATCGGTGGGGCCATTCTGTTAATAGCGATAACTGTGCTGGTAATTAGATACGGCCACTGTAAATTTGCATACAACAATGAAAATAAAGATAGAAAAACGATTAACTCGGACCCATAA
- a CDS encoding helix-hairpin-helix domain-containing protein, giving the protein MKTRTDIKDLNKIPNVGPATIRYLNMLGINRPFDLIGKNPYSMHSELCKITDKNFDPCLADVFISAVKFVEGEEPQKWWHYTEERKKHYHEEIANKIKRAKGSE; this is encoded by the coding sequence ATGAAAACCCGAACCGACATAAAAGATTTAAACAAAATTCCGAACGTAGGCCCCGCTACAATCCGGTATCTAAACATGCTTGGCATCAATAGGCCTTTTGATTTAATTGGGAAAAATCCTTATTCAATGCACAGCGAATTATGCAAGATTACTGACAAGAATTTTGATCCTTGTCTTGCTGACGTATTTATTTCAGCAGTAAAATTTGTGGAAGGCGAAGAGCCACAAAAATGGTGGCACTACACAGAAGAAAGGAAAAAGCATTACCACGAAGAAATAGCCAATAAAATCAAGCGGGCCAAGGGATCAGAGTAA
- a CDS encoding cytochrome D1 domain-containing protein — protein MRQINYRKYTPLLALFWLTVSASAFADGDTQALYKQHCGECHGEDRLGKIGPALLPQNLKRLRKKAAAKVIKEGRIATQMPAFKEKLKDAEIESLVNLAYTPLAEIPVWGMKEIKASRLVYHKPGTLPDKPLFNAEIENLFMVVELGDHHATLLDGNSFTPIHRLPTRFALHGGPKWAEGGRYIYFASRDGWISKFDAFNLKYVAEVRAGINTRNLAVSHDGRYLIVANYLPHTLTVLDAKDLSPIKVIEAKDDKGNSSRVSAVYTADPRNSFVAALKDIPEVWEISYLDEPPSGFSGWVHDYNRESGDAHKEEPFAVRRIQLKDYLDDFFMTQEYDQIIGTARDGTGQVVDLDLKRAVGKVTLPGMPHLSSGITWNYQGKTVLATPNIKEGVVTIIDTESWEVIKRIKTQGPGFFMRSHEKSPYAWVDVFFGPNKDLMHVIDKQSLEIVKTLKPAPGKTSAHVEFTKDGKYALVSIWDQEGALVIYDASTLEEVKRLPMKKPSGKYNVHNKLTRSSGTSH, from the coding sequence ATGAGACAGATCAACTACAGAAAATACACCCCCCTCCTCGCCCTCTTCTGGCTCACCGTCTCTGCATCCGCATTTGCCGACGGCGACACCCAGGCGCTCTACAAACAACACTGCGGCGAATGCCACGGTGAGGATCGCCTGGGAAAAATAGGCCCCGCCCTGCTGCCGCAGAATCTCAAACGGCTGCGCAAAAAGGCTGCCGCCAAAGTGATCAAGGAGGGACGAATAGCCACCCAGATGCCGGCATTCAAAGAGAAGCTAAAAGATGCTGAGATAGAATCACTTGTGAATCTCGCCTATACCCCTCTTGCAGAGATACCTGTCTGGGGAATGAAAGAGATCAAGGCAAGCCGGCTGGTCTACCACAAGCCGGGGACTCTACCGGACAAACCGCTGTTTAATGCAGAGATCGAAAACCTCTTTATGGTGGTAGAGCTGGGTGATCATCACGCCACCCTGCTCGACGGCAACAGCTTCACCCCTATTCACCGCCTGCCCACCCGCTTCGCTCTTCACGGCGGCCCCAAATGGGCCGAGGGCGGCCGCTACATCTACTTCGCTTCCAGAGATGGCTGGATCAGCAAGTTCGATGCCTTCAACCTGAAATATGTGGCCGAGGTGCGTGCCGGGATCAACACCCGCAATCTTGCCGTCTCCCACGATGGACGCTACCTTATCGTCGCCAACTACCTACCCCACACACTCACAGTGCTGGACGCCAAGGATCTCTCCCCTATCAAGGTGATCGAGGCAAAAGATGACAAAGGAAACAGCTCACGGGTGAGCGCAGTCTACACTGCCGACCCGCGTAACAGCTTCGTCGCCGCCCTCAAGGATATACCGGAGGTGTGGGAGATCAGCTACCTGGATGAACCACCGTCCGGCTTCTCCGGCTGGGTTCACGACTACAACAGAGAGTCCGGTGATGCACATAAGGAGGAGCCCTTTGCCGTGCGCCGCATCCAGCTCAAGGATTATCTCGACGACTTCTTCATGACCCAGGAGTACGACCAGATCATCGGCACCGCCCGCGACGGCACCGGCCAGGTGGTCGATCTCGACCTGAAGCGTGCTGTTGGCAAAGTGACACTCCCCGGTATGCCACACTTGAGTTCCGGCATCACCTGGAACTATCAGGGGAAAACCGTATTGGCAACCCCTAATATCAAGGAAGGCGTGGTCACCATCATCGATACTGAGAGCTGGGAAGTGATCAAACGCATCAAGACTCAAGGACCGGGGTTCTTTATGCGTAGCCATGAGAAGAGCCCCTACGCCTGGGTGGACGTCTTCTTCGGTCCCAACAAAGACCTGATGCACGTTATCGACAAACAGAGCCTGGAGATAGTCAAGACGCTGAAACCGGCCCCTGGAAAAACCTCTGCCCATGTCGAATTCACCAAGGACGGAAAGTACGCCCTGGTAAGCATCTGGGATCAGGAAGGCGCACTGGTGATCTACGATGCCAGTACACTGGAAGAGGTTAAACGCCTGCCGATGAAAAAACCTTCAGGTAAATACAATGTACACAACAAGCTGACTCGTTCGAGCGGTACCAGCCATTGA
- a CDS encoding IS110 family transposase has translation MGKQSIQCEVILGVDTHLDMHVGVIIDSHGKMLDVLSIETNGTGYQHLLKWASSFGNLSRAGVEGTGTYGAGLARFLSEHEVEVLEINRPDRSMRRFYGKSDPTDAESAARSVLAGKAQSIPKLQSGAAEAMRIASVARRSAVKARTQTINQLRSLLVSAPENIRARLWKSNPGQCVQGCLHLRTLGKTISLKTLATTLRLLARRWMYLTAELKDLDDTLEHLTNSAAKRLRRQFGIGPQTAATLLSVAGDNPERLHSEAALAALCGVNPLQASSGKTVRHRLNRGGSRSANNALWTIAMVRMRSDPRTRTYVARRTAEGKSTKEISRCLKRYIVRELYPLILADLNDAAVVT, from the coding sequence ATGGGTAAACAATCGATACAGTGTGAAGTCATACTTGGCGTTGATACGCATCTGGACATGCATGTGGGAGTGATTATTGACAGTCATGGAAAAATGCTTGATGTACTGTCCATAGAAACAAATGGCACTGGCTATCAGCACTTATTAAAATGGGCGTCATCGTTCGGCAATTTATCACGCGCAGGAGTAGAAGGTACTGGAACATATGGAGCAGGCCTTGCTAGATTCCTATCTGAACACGAGGTAGAGGTCCTGGAAATCAATCGTCCTGATCGTTCTATGCGACGATTCTATGGCAAATCGGATCCGACGGATGCGGAGAGTGCCGCTCGATCCGTGCTGGCAGGTAAAGCGCAGTCTATTCCGAAGTTACAATCAGGTGCTGCAGAGGCTATGCGTATCGCATCAGTTGCAAGGCGGAGCGCGGTAAAGGCGAGAACACAGACGATTAATCAATTGCGTTCATTGCTGGTGTCTGCTCCAGAGAATATACGAGCTAGGCTTTGGAAGTCGAATCCAGGACAGTGTGTTCAAGGTTGTTTGCATCTCCGGACTCTCGGTAAAACAATTTCACTAAAGACGCTGGCTACAACACTTCGTCTACTCGCCAGGCGGTGGATGTACCTAACAGCTGAACTTAAAGATCTGGATGATACACTGGAGCACTTAACAAATAGCGCAGCAAAGCGGTTACGTCGACAGTTTGGCATTGGGCCACAAACAGCAGCGACGTTGCTGTCAGTCGCTGGTGACAATCCTGAACGGCTACATAGCGAAGCTGCTCTAGCAGCTCTGTGTGGAGTAAACCCACTGCAAGCATCTTCAGGTAAGACTGTGCGTCATCGCCTCAATCGTGGAGGTAGTCGATCTGCCAATAATGCGTTGTGGACCATTGCCATGGTACGCATGCGGAGCGATCCACGCACTCGAACTTATGTTGCTCGTCGCACGGCAGAAGGAAAATCGACCAAAGAGATAAGCCGATGCTTGAAGCGTTACATCGTTCGAGAACTATATCCTCTTATCCTGGCTGATTTAAACGATGCTGCAGTAGTAACTTGA